The genomic stretch ATATACCAACCTTAATTCCTtcagggggaaaggtgggatacaaatgtaatCAGCAATTAAGAAGTATACTGCAGTCGGTGAACCATTGCCCAGATTTTTAAAGGAGGAAACATTTTATGTTTGAGAAGTGTTTCTCTTCAAAGCACTAAAGAGCCAGCAACATGttacatcagggcttttcaaactggcgCGTCACGACACCCTAGCCTGCGggccctgcccctttaaggggtgggggcagcctggaggcagggaggaggcagtggcgcgatccccaggatcgctccgcatctactttcactgctgcagggagccctgctgcaggtcgcgccaggctccccgcgcccccgagaggctgcaggggcttgggtatgtgtacccaagcccctgcagccctcctgagcagtgccgctcccttcccccacccctgctgcctcccccctcctgcctatgcaagaacttagtggctctcaaagtctcccagagagtttgagaaccactgtgttacatGCATTTGCATGTTACGAACATGGGATAATGGAGCTCCCCGGATGCGCCTTTTTTCCTATATGTTTTCCTTAAGGGAAAGTTTCAGCACAAGGTTCAATTGGAAAAAGGCTTGCCTGAGACATGGTAAAACATGAAACGGCAGCGCTGTTTGCAGAAAGACCACATGGCCAAGCAGACAGGTGGTTTTGTGTATTCCATGTCTTTACTTGTTTGCTCAAGAACAATAGGCCCTAGCCAACCCACCTGCAAGGACTGGCATGCGTAAGCCAATTGGGCATAGTCCACCTGACCAGATCAGAGGGATTTGATGATTTGACATGACATCCTCAAGCTTGGGTTTCATAACAGCATACCCAAGAATGTTTGCGTGTGTTCTGGTTTGCTCCCACAGTGGATGCATCTCTGTGTGGTCAAGTTCTCACCTACCTCCCTGGGAAGTGTAATGGACTTCTCAAGCAGACACAGGCATAAGTGTCTTGCTGGCATAACAGTGAGATTTAGACATGTTAGGGAATTATTTTGCTGTTAAGTTTGCCTGTAATTGCCCTTTGTATTTTTGCTAAGATCAGCATTGGAGCACTTCCAGTACCCAAGCCATTGTCCAAGTCTACTTGTTTTGTTCTTTCCTCCTTGTACTACCCAAATCCATTCATTGCCACCCAccttgtatttttaaaacaaaacaagggacaaatttgttctcaactgtctctgacAGTTCCAATGGGTATGAACTCTATGAGAAGAGATTTCAATTGGacatcagaaaaaaattcctgatggtaagggcagtttggcagtggaacagattgccaagggaggtggtggattctccctcactggagattttcaaaTAGAGGCTCAACAGGCATCTGCAAGAGATACTCCAGAAGgaattcctgctacaggcagggggttggactagattacttTGTAGGTTCTTTCctactctatgattctatgaaaacaattttttttttcatttgaactCTGCCTGCCTGTGATTGGTTGCACTGTTCAGAGCTTGCTCCAGTCCTCTTTGACCCTTGGCTATATGCTATAGTTTAGGTTGGGGGGGAAGGATTCTCCATGTAACTGGGAGGGAGGCCTGCAAGGATAGGCTCTACCTGACTTTGTCcagatggtggcagcagagtaACAATTTTGGCCCTGGCATAGGGGCAAATCAGAGGAAAGGAGGAATACCACAGCACAGGGTTCCTCTCCATACAGCATTTTATACTGCTGCTTGCAGGCTGCTAAGAATTCCAGGGGTTGACTCAAAAGCCCCAGGTGGATGGGGACCCTCAGACAGTGTCCAGCCTGGCTGACCCCTGCCGCTACCTACAAAAGAAGGGACCTTAgcagtcagcaaacaagaagtaTCAGAAGAGAAACActaaaggagggcaggaggtctggtctagagggtaaagcctccatttgcctgagataacatccacaaggatgataacatccacaaggtcgccagtttgaggccaccggcaccgtgcgaccttgaagcagctgacaagctgagccaagttattccatctgctctgagcgtgggaggatggaggccagaatgtgaaaccagatcagaaggaaacatctgaatgttgtggttcttgaaagatagaaccttctttcaattgtaaaaatccctacggggatttaaatagtttgcctatgtaaaccgccttgaataaagtcttgaataaaagaccaagaaaggcggtatataaatacctgtattattattattattattattattattattattattattattattattattaaagggaaAAGCACAAACCAAAGACTTGTAGCAAACAATAATCCCTGAGCAATTTAGGAGTTAGGGCTCTGTTCAACCAACATGTGGCATTGGCTTGCTTGATTTCATCCCTAACACCCTGTCAGGGAATCTTGACCAACTCACCTGCAGGGATCATTGGGCTCGTAGCGCATAAGAACGTCAAAAACAACATTGGCTACCTCTCTGTTGCTGGTGACATCCCAGAGGCCATCAGTGCCCATCACCAGCACATCATCAGGACAGTGCTCATACTGTGTGAGATCATAGGTGCAGACCTGCAGGAAAATACAGACATTGTGGTTTCATTGCGTACGTAGGCCCCAAGAGGAAGAAATCATTTCATTCATAggaaactgtcagcccaatcctatccacactttactgggagtaagccctattgactctaatgggacttacttctgagtagacaggcataggattaggctgtgtgaTATTTCATGCCATCTGTCTTGAACACTGTTCACTAGCAAGCTGGTCTCACAGGTGCCTGCAGTCGCACCAACACTGATGCTAGCTAGCATTTCGGGCCGTTCAAGTTATGAGTCCTGACACTTCATACTCAAGGTATGGATGTTTTTCTCAAGGTAATGTCAGATTTTATGGATTAAATGTTGGGCCAGCTTGAAGAGGACCTTGGATAACGGTCTCGGTGGATAGGATTGTCCTTGGTCCTGCCACTACCCTGTCCTGTCCCCATAACATCTGCTCTCTGCCGACATTGAGTTATAAAAAGAGCTTGCAGTGTGCCTCAGTGGATTTTTGCTAGTGCAGTTCCATATTCCCCAGCTGCACCACTGGTGCACCACAAGAAAACATGATGCTGCATTGACACAAGGTCCCTTGCACCTGTTTCTCTCCATCTGCTCACCTCTGGGATGCAGGACAGGAAAGGTTTAATGTGGATGTTGGAGCTGTATACTTTGAGATCGTGATCTCCCAAGCCTCGAGTCACCCCAATGGTTGCCATCATTCGAGcctagaaggaaaaaaagtgtTAGGATAGCAATGTGATCACAGTGCAAACGGGTGTCTGTGTAACTAGAATAGAGATCTGTCGTTCTGACCTAGCCTAACGTAGAGAAAAGAATGCAGAGATATTAACCCTTCAGAGAAAATTCTCTGTCTAAGCTAATACCTGCACACATCACTTATGCACCAATCCTATTCCCTCCActgccaatgtagccatgccaccgGAGCgcacactgtatcctgcggggaggggggtgtaCCAGGAGTAAGCCTCTGACACCGGGATGGGTCTGAATGGACACAGAAAAGTGAATCAAGCCTGGAAGAGGGACAGAATAtgagtggcactgctgctgctgatacctTCCCCCTCTAGCCCCTGTTCCGCACCCTTCCCACCACATGGAGTCCCACATGGTTGCTACGTATCTATATATGACAGTAACCCCCAAACTATAAAGCACCGCATTTAGCATCAAATCTAGTTTAGCCCTCCACTTTTGCCTTTCTCTCTGCTGCTATATTGATTCTTGCTGCTGCTCCCTTTATGTAATTGATTGCTTTTAGGATTGTATGTGTCAAAAATGATTAGTATAGCTTTATGTTGCACACTGGGAAAGCTTGTAGAACAGGAGCTTgttcatttaaataaaataaaatataaagccataatgtaaaatatttaaataaaacaagaaccTATAGAAACAAATGCCAAAATGGGTAGATGGGCATTTGGGTCAGATATTGTCAGATCAAACAAACATGTTGCTCCTTCTTGATGCCAAAATTCTGGTTGAATTTGTAGTAGGATGACATGTATTTCATCAGGTACCAGTTGTCCCATGGAATGTGTgggaaaggttggcaaccttcagtctcgaaagactatggtataagcctatagcacctggtattcccaggcggtctcccatctcaatactaaccaggcttgatcctgcttagcttctgagatctggcatgtgtagggtaacaggaGGCCAACAGATTGAGCAGAGTGGCCATGTAACAGGCGCATGTGgcaaaagactatagtataataTGGGGAGGGAAATTGTCTCATACAGACATTCCTACAAGGCTTGTACATCAGTGAATCCATATCTTCTTCACCCAAACCTCTGTTGTTTTGCCTACTCCAAGTCCTCTGTTCACTGAAATTTTGTCAAATGTTTTCATGGTTCCAGAACTTCACCTTTTTACCCTCTCCGTATACAAGTGGAAACTTCAGGTCATCTTCTTCTATCCTTTTGTATGCCCTGTTTAGAAAGAAAACGCACACATGCATAACATGCTGAAGTGCAGATTGAAGATCCCATGTTTTCAGACATGCTAAAGAACTATTGAATGTCATGAAGAAGCACAACTGAAGTCTCCTTTACCAACAAGTAACAGGTCTTTAATGTAGGTCATTACTAAGTAAATCAGAAGCATCATTTTCCTCAGTGTACACACAtgcacgctctctctctccctctccctctctttcacacaaacacacacaccactcaCTCACTCTTCTCCAACTGTTGTCTTTAATCAAACAGGTTTTGGAAGCACAACCAAAACCTGTTTATCAGGAGCAATATCTGGATTCAGTGAACACACCATGGGCAACAATACCTGCATCACACCAAGCTCAACTCTCTTTCAAAAAAGTCAGCATCTATTACCTGCCTTCAGTCTACAGGTTAAACTATGTGGTTGCCTGAAGTGatcgttattattattattattaagaaatattaaaaataagcACTTGTATAGTACTTTTGAGTGAAGGGATTCCCACATAATCCTTCTAATCCTGACATAAACCTTACTACCACCTTGTAAGGCATagatattgttattattattatttccatattgcagctggaaatGCTGTAGCTGAGAAGGAGTAGCTGGTTGAAGGCTACTTAGTAAGTTCCTGTTagaggtaagatttgaactggAAAAGTCATGATTGTTTCTCAGGCTCTTAGATCTAAGAGGTATGCTTAAAACTTAAAGCGTACCTGCATGGCTGCTTCTTTTACAGAAAGCAGCCATGCAGGGCCTCTGTTCTGATTAGGTCAATGATCATTTTCCATAGTGCCATTTTCCTAGTAAAaattccttccctcccccgccccccgcatgcccagctgctatttgccttgACAAGTAGCTATTTGGCACAATAGCCTGGTTGGCCCTAGAACATTTAGTTCCTTCCTCTCGTATTTCTGACTGCATTGATTTTAAGATTAGTCTAGATCAGATAAGAAGGCTTACCAGCCATTCATGTTTTGGTCCCTGTACAGCATCTTCTTTCCTAGTTCCTTATGCTGGATCCTTCGAGGGAACTCCAGGTGCGTAAATTCATTCCCCAGCAACTCAGGCCTCAAAAACCCCTGTTGAGAGCAAAGCAGTGTTTCAGCCATGAGAATAATTGGGTTCTTCACAAAAAACAGCTGAAAACCAAGCCCCATGCCCAGCAGATCCCCACTGAGAGAGCACTGCAGAGAGGGATTTCAAAGCATTTGGGCACATACAAACTCTAAGGGCAAGAAACCAAATTAAATTGCCTGTTTGAGCCAATGCTAAGGTTCCATAGTTAGCATTGCACACAACAGATCCTACAGCAAGTGGGTATCTATGCATGCATAATTCTtgtcattttctcttctgcaaggGTCCTGTCTTATCTTTCTTACTCAGCTCTTTCTGTGGACATCTGGGTTAATGGAAGAAGAAACTGTTAATGTCTTGCTGCTCTCCCACACATCTGCTCCAATGAAAATTATGATTTCTGAcacactccttccttcctccttcagcCCTCCATGGAATCCTTATTGCTTCTCTTTGGGTTCAGCCATCATTGTCATATCGTTTGAGACTCAACTTCTGAAACTGTCTGTATTTCTACCGTCAACAGAGAGGAGTCTTTGTAGCAAACCTTTGTACACAGACCTTTGTACCAAATGCAGTGGTTAATATTCAGAAATCATATACCCGAAATGATTGCCTAATTGCAAGTTGAAGAATGAATCTTGTGCACAATTTGGTCTGAAATAATGTTAGCAATGGAAAGAGAAGCTGAAACTGATAAGATAAATTCTAGGTAAGTCTCCATGGGTGTGTTTCTCCCCAAGCTGAGACAGCAGGcagtaatgcccccccccccttctgttctCTGGCAGTAGAGAGGCAACACCTGATTTGATGCTACTTCCTGTTATTttaataaacacacacatatgcacaccaTATAAGGGGGAAGGACAATAGTCAGAACAGCAGCTTTCCTTCCCAAGaacgggcagtaaaaaaaaaaaaacagatttgaaACATGTTTCAGCCCTGTTTAGTTGCCACAACTCCCAGCCAGGAACTCTGGTAGTAGTACAATGAAGTGCTTacagaagcaaaataaaaaaccTCCGTCCTCTCACCAAACTACAACTGATGAGAGTCAAACGGGTCTGAAACCAGTTCAGATGTGTCGTGAGAATACAAACAGATTACTCAGCTTAGTTTCTCATACTGCTTTTGCAAGAAACATTTTCAAATACATATTGTAACTAGGTCTAAACATGACATGAATATCCAGGCCATGGAAGATTGTAAGATAGAAAGCATCCTCCCAAAActaattttttccctttttctttaaaTTAAAGCAATGAATATAGGACATAGTTTTGAGATTTGCTTTAATTTGGTCCTGCAAAAGGAAGAGACCCTCTCTGTCAGCCTGGACTTCCTACCTTTCtcagggcaaaatcctatccaacttttcagtgttgatgctgctgtgccaacagggtgtgcactacatcctgcagtgggaggatgTCACtaaggactcctcaaggtaagggaatgtttgaacccttatctcagggctgcactgtggctgcatcagcactggaaagttggataggattgggcccttaatctttagAATTGGTCCTGGGATGACCTGTCACTGTCAATAGCCTTAAAAAAGGCCACTACTCACCAAGCAAACCCTCAGCCAAGGAGTTGGCAGTGCAAGCCCGGAAGAATCCACAGACAACATACCCATAAGCCTCACATGAATGGAGCCCAGAGCCAACCCAAAGAGAAAAGATTGGAAATCTTCTGACAGCGGAACCTTACAAGCATGCCTTGAAAGGGTGggatattttgcatttttatcctttttaaccATGTGTATTGCGAGTGTGACAGTGTGCTGAATGAGTACAAAGGAAGCACCTAACTCACATCAAGTGGTCTGGTGTCACCCTGATCATAGTAGAAACTGAAAATAGAGGCCTGGAAAggaaactgacagtgcaatcttaggcatatctactcagaagtaagtcaattcAGCAAGAAGTTTGTGTACAATTgcagattaacaacccaatcctatatgtgtctactcagaagtaagccccattagagtcaattgacTCTAGAAAAGGGATGGCAGAGATGGAGCAAATCCTGTGCTTTTTATTTTATGGTACAGAAGATTCCCGACATCAGATTTCATTCCGATAATGATTAAGAGCCGCATCTCAGATCACACTGGCACACTATAAAGGCTCGTTACGCCAGTACTTCTTATGGCAAAGGGCTTAAGCTATAAAAGGGTTTTGGCTCCAAGCGAACAGCTCAGGTCCCTTGGGGAAGTGCGGGATTGGTTTTTCTAAGTACTCAGTTTCTTTATCACAGCCAGCTGAAGAGGATCTGTTTCTCAGGGCAATTTCCTCCTGTCCAAGGCATGGAGGCCATTTGGATATGGAACAACAGATAAGATTTCCATCTGGGATTTTGCCAAGGAGGTGTGCTCTGAGCCAGGAAACATGGCCAGCAATGCTTCTGCTTGCTTGCACTTGGAAGTCTCTCTGTCTGCTTCATAAGAATCTGTTCCCTTCCCCACATCTTAGGGTGGAGCTCATGCTAGACACAAAGTTAACCATTCTACCTTTGACTCCTTCTAGGAAAAAGCAGTTTCAAGAGGGGGGCAAACTAGAGTGGGGAAAGCGTGCCTGTTTGTGGGTGCTTGTACCTTGCAAATACAAGGAaccccacagcagggaaaagcAATTTTGGAAGTAAGGCCGGCAAGGAAAGCATTAAACCTCCCtctcccagctgcttctctgtTTCAAATTGTCCCTCCCAAAGCTGCTTCTTCCTAGCAATGGCCAACTGGATTATAATGCATATGTTTGCAAGTGATCCCACTTCTAAGTAGCAGCAGTGGTTTTCCCAAGGCAAACCAGAAAGAATGGTTGCTGGAGGGAGCATAGCTGGCTCTTCAAATAACTCCTTACCAGCCTACCCTACTGCCTAATATATCATTTCCCTTTCCCTATTTTTCTTGTTGCAGACCTAAGACCACAATAAGCAGATaggctgacagcacaatcctatgcatgtctatgcagaactaagtcccattgtttaGTCAACTGAGtcccaacaggacttactcccaggaaagcgtgtataggattgcagccctgatgTTTAATTAGTATTGTGCAGTGGTTTGCTTGCAAAGCAttttaaggcacaatcctgaggcacccttgcgccagcccaggagggtcgcaaacgtgctgtgaggcacccttgcgcctccttgtgagttggttACACTGGtgtgcggaggctgaattcagcctccatgctgacagaGGGACTGAACCTTGCGTCTGCCGAGCTCGGCTGAcataaggctctggggtgggtggggaggaggtgggagggaggcgttctggggcagggggagggcaggtggtggtggCCCTGAAGAgcagaaggcggggctgggacccagcatctctgaaggtggcacaagtctgaggagacccataggggctgcagtgtcttacctgggagtaaggggaagagtttccccttaccttcggctgagccactgtggtgccctgtcttgcactggatacagtgcaagcctcctggcttgcctatttcAGCGCAAAATAGAATTGTACCCTTCGATACCTTGTTATGACTGAAGTAGTAGTCTAGCATCACCAGAGAGGCTCTTGTTATTGCATCTTCAACAAGAGAATCTGGAAATGTGGAATGAAGAGCTGAAATTTATACTAGCTACAGTGGCTGTACAGCTTTAGATTTATTATCAAGACAAATATTTAATAAGGGACAAGGAGGGATAGATACCCTGCTTATACACTCAGGCTGTCCTGCCCTGTTGTTACGTGTTTAGTTGGAAATATATTATTATACATTTTCAGCAGTATTTTAAATGGTGTTTGGTCTTTGTAACTCATCCTCAGTCTTCCATGTAGAGTGGGATGGACAAAACTAAACAGCCCCACCTTCGTAACTGCAGTACAAGCTTTTGATCCGAATATCCTGAGAGCAgttgacttttaaaaataactcCCTTTTTATTCATTTCCACTTATCAATTATTACAAAGCCATTTTTGGATGACTTTGACCCAGTCATTGCCATGAAAGCCAACCGCACAAGGTTATTGTGAAGATAAagggaattctctctctctctctctctctctctctctctctctctgcactgaactcattggaggaaggataggataaaaatacagtattcTTCAGGCTATGTGGATAAATGGCTCTAATGTTGTGttaaacatataacatacaaagGAAATACTAGGGTTAGGATCCGAGTGGATACCTGACTTTTTTCTGCATCAAGCCCCGtttcccctgcctctccccccgtCTCTCCACCATGTTGTATCACAAACCCTTTCTGACAGTCCTTTCAGCTTCAAAAGCAAGGAACAAGCCCCAAACAAGCTGGATCCCTGGAATTAGTTTGTGTGTTCTGTATAACACTGAAATCAACTGAAATCTCTGCCTGAGTTTGCTGAGGAACTTCTATTTCAACAGGCCATCCCTCTAGGCAGTTGTCGTCGTCCATCAAttatcagaaactcttgaagtCACTGTTAATATCAGAACAGCATTTCTGGTATTGTAATTTCTTGGTAATGCCAAGTAGCAGATTACAATAGATCAGATAGAAAGAAAGTTCTTCCTTACTAAAAACTGCAGCCTCTGCCTCTCTGTCTCTGGAGTAAACTCCCTGGACATTGGAATGATTTCCCCATTACGGATGACAATGGCCCTGCAATGAAACATGGAATGATGGCGTTAGAGAGGAAATGAGAAAGAGACAGCATAGGAAGGGGGTGAGCAACAGGTAAGTAAGAGGCCAAAAGGAAGCACTGCGAGCTAAGGACTGCATGGTATGTGGCAGTTGTCCCTACAGAAAGATAATCTCTGTgaagatggaaaaaagagagagagagagagatacactgTCATGTACAATGCACAGCACATGGATTGGGCATTTGATGCCTATAGTGCAATAGCACACAGGAAGTGACTCACCCCTCaatgcttcctccccctgccttcttgATCACCATCAAGAAGATAGTTATTTGCTGCTTATGGGGGAGGATAATAGCTGGGTTGAGGTATTTTTCCTCCTAAAGCTCAGAGATTTGTCATCCCAACTCTCCCTCACAGCTTGCTTTCCCTTTTTGCTACTAAAAAAAGTCCCAGGAAGACTCCTTtagttcaatggttcccaaactttgggttgggacccaccagtgggttgcaacccgatttttggtggggcgtgaaactgacaagctcatagcaaacaaggaaaatgtactgagccctatggaaacggAAACAGAGCGCCATGTGTGCagttacttgcgagtaggcagatgtgccttggttcattttaaagggcaggccaaggggaatgcaatgccatcagaatggtcctaatccaatgctccagaaggtgaaaaggattaaaacagaggcttgagcggctggtaaagtgagatttttctttttagtcttgtaaagctaggtagatCTTGATAGAGTGTCAtgttaaaaagtgggtactggtgctaaaatgtttgggaaccactgccttagggcccaatcctatccaattttccagcgctgatgtagccgtgcgctgcatcctgtgggggggggcagtcatggagtcctcctcaggtaagggagtgtttgttccttttccttggggctgcattgtggctgcatcagcgctgcactgttggattggattgggcccttagctggctGTAGCCATTTAACTTTATGTATTTTGAAATCCTTTCTTCCATAGTCTAAGGGCTCAAGGCGGATAGGTAATACA from Tiliqua scincoides isolate rTilSci1 chromosome 4, rTilSci1.hap2, whole genome shotgun sequence encodes the following:
- the PPM1J gene encoding protein phosphatase 1J isoform X2 — its product is MASKLLHFHIRDQLRDLVDILQDPSPPPICLKEGSRTVSAEPNKVPLAEEDVEVPNSALPRFHMEKAVSHESLVVGAIENAFKLMDHQIEQERVTRLATGGCCALAVVYLLGKFYVANAGDSRAIVIRNGEIIPMSREFTPETERQRLQFLGFLRPELLGNEFTHLEFPRRIQHKELGKKMLYRDQNMNGWAYKRIEEDDLKFPLVYGEGKKARMMATIGVTRGLGDHDLKVYSSNIHIKPFLSCIPEVCTYDLTQYEHCPDDVLVMGTDGLWDVTSNREVANVVFDVLMRYEPNDPCRYTMVAQELVMRSRGVLKERGWRLANDKLGSGDDISVFVIPLGGPGDYT